One region of Marivirga arenosa genomic DNA includes:
- a CDS encoding amidohydrolase family protein, whose protein sequence is MAFSAKKWVGIPILILLFLGLAYWLIGKIQYRLNVMDVEEYEPISTLKVEEHHLKSAKFPFVDVHNHQWTMPVQDLDKLVQEMNDLNMAVMVNLSGFRGKYLEESLENVNEQYSNRFVLFMNLDFEKLDDEGWPNETLSVMEEAVKMGVKGLKVYKSLGLTDTDNEGNRIKVDDTRLDPIWAKCAELGIPVLIHTGEPEAFWFPKDKNNERWLELKQYPSRYKDPEKNPSFEEVMAEQHAVFRKHPETTFIAAHLGWFGNDLKRLANLLDEMPNVYTEIGAVLAELGRQPITAREFMINYQDRVMMGKDVYNKEEYYTYFRVLETRDEYFDYYRKRHAHWKMYGLGLPDSVLQKVYYQNALKVIPGIDSTLFNTNVN, encoded by the coding sequence ATGGCATTCTCAGCAAAAAAATGGGTAGGAATACCCATTTTAATTCTACTTTTTCTAGGTCTTGCCTATTGGTTAATTGGCAAGATACAATATCGATTAAACGTAATGGATGTTGAAGAATATGAACCTATCTCTACCTTAAAGGTAGAAGAACATCACTTGAAAAGTGCGAAATTCCCTTTCGTGGATGTTCACAATCATCAATGGACTATGCCTGTACAGGATTTAGATAAACTGGTGCAAGAGATGAATGACTTAAATATGGCTGTAATGGTAAATTTAAGTGGATTTAGAGGTAAATATCTGGAAGAGTCTCTTGAAAATGTGAATGAACAATACAGCAACCGCTTTGTATTATTCATGAACCTTGATTTTGAGAAACTGGATGATGAAGGATGGCCAAATGAAACCTTATCGGTAATGGAAGAAGCTGTAAAAATGGGTGTAAAAGGCCTTAAAGTGTATAAAAGTTTAGGGCTTACGGATACCGATAATGAGGGAAACAGAATCAAAGTAGATGATACTCGCTTAGATCCTATTTGGGCAAAATGCGCTGAGCTTGGGATTCCTGTTTTAATTCATACTGGTGAACCGGAGGCTTTTTGGTTTCCTAAAGATAAAAACAATGAACGCTGGCTAGAATTAAAACAATATCCTAGCCGATACAAGGATCCTGAAAAAAATCCTTCTTTTGAAGAAGTGATGGCTGAACAACATGCTGTTTTTAGAAAGCATCCGGAAACCACATTTATTGCTGCGCATTTAGGTTGGTTTGGAAATGATTTAAAACGATTAGCTAATCTATTAGATGAAATGCCAAATGTATATACTGAAATAGGTGCCGTATTAGCAGAATTAGGCCGCCAGCCCATAACTGCAAGGGAGTTTATGATCAATTATCAAGACCGGGTGATGATGGGTAAAGATGTTTACAACAAAGAAGAGTATTATACTTATTTCCGAGTATTAGAAACCAGAGATGAATATTTTGATTATTACCGAAAACGTCATGCCCATTGGAAAATGTACGGTTTAGGTCTCCCCGACTCTGTATTACAAAAAGTTTACTATCAAAATGCACTAAAGGTAATTCCAGGTATTGACTCAACTCTATTCAATACTAATGTAAATTAA
- a CDS encoding YbcC family protein translates to MQTQNNIKHGTVSAAVKNAASKIAPLWSLENFVAVNPYLGMADQKFSKVMQQLNITANAKATLPISFYLEALNQARITNDDIQEALKRNHSNLTVNEFIQALIEDDIENDQSFRVKSISELCSELEEKDWKRFMIDRISQWAASYFDNDQAIWNTQDKSDSIFQSWKKEAEVDRSTELMGLKGFRSLIKELPNNYLELNELLINKLNIHDESLDLYLHSILMSLGGWAGFTSRIDWDANLAGDQESHATEELLAILLSWEYAFYKIKYSKELEKEWLNDKVKMSLLANDSDQSKALAYQLIMQDAFDIANQRQIISKFENQKIDNDVKETKKAQAIFCIDVRSELFRRNLEAADSGIETMGFAGFFAFPVKFLQLGHNEASNQCPVLLNTTHTIKERTNNSQNDLNAIKSRTLKQHVSRAWHSFKLGAISCFSFVGPVGLSYLPKLFTDSFGLSRPFPHPNEDGINKKLNHIKRVDLNFTDVEGNTYGISDEDQLSMAESTLRAMSLTEDFARTVMIVGHGSSTVNNPHATGLDCGACGGNTGEANAKVAAAVLNQPKVRARLNEKGIHIPSETYFIACQHDTTTDEVTIYNEELIPASHHAEIEEIKHALKVAAKSSRKERASRMNIEALDLDFKVLSRSKDWSQVRPEWGLAGCSSFIVAPRKRTQNLDFGAKAFLHSYDWHKDTEFGVLELIMTAPMVVTSWINLQYYASTVDNKVFGAGNKTLHNVVGGLGVLEGFGGDLRVGLPWQSVHDGTQYQHEPQRLNVVIEAPIDEMSKILEKHQSIRDLCDNEWIYLFAMNEEGKVAYQYTGDLEWKIIK, encoded by the coding sequence ATGCAAACTCAAAATAATATCAAGCACGGGACAGTTTCTGCCGCAGTTAAAAATGCAGCATCAAAGATTGCCCCTTTATGGTCTTTAGAAAATTTTGTTGCTGTAAATCCATATTTGGGAATGGCAGACCAAAAATTCTCTAAGGTTATGCAACAATTGAATATAACCGCTAATGCAAAGGCCACATTGCCCATTTCTTTTTACCTGGAAGCTTTAAATCAAGCTAGAATTACAAATGATGATATTCAGGAAGCATTAAAAAGAAACCATTCAAATTTAACGGTAAATGAATTTATTCAGGCTTTGATAGAGGATGATATAGAAAATGATCAGTCTTTCAGAGTGAAATCAATAAGTGAATTGTGCAGCGAGTTGGAGGAAAAAGATTGGAAAAGATTTATGATTGATCGTATTTCTCAATGGGCTGCCTCTTACTTTGATAATGATCAAGCCATTTGGAATACGCAGGATAAAAGTGATTCAATATTTCAATCTTGGAAAAAAGAGGCTGAAGTAGACCGAAGTACAGAACTGATGGGCTTAAAAGGTTTCAGAAGCTTGATAAAAGAACTACCTAATAATTACTTAGAACTGAATGAACTGCTAATCAATAAGTTAAATATACATGATGAATCGCTTGACCTATATTTGCATTCTATTTTAATGTCCCTTGGTGGCTGGGCAGGATTTACCTCAAGAATCGATTGGGATGCGAATTTAGCTGGAGATCAAGAATCACATGCTACTGAAGAACTTTTAGCTATATTATTAAGCTGGGAATATGCCTTTTATAAAATTAAATATTCAAAAGAGCTGGAAAAAGAATGGCTTAATGATAAAGTTAAAATGAGCTTGCTTGCTAATGATTCTGATCAAAGCAAGGCATTAGCTTACCAACTTATTATGCAAGATGCTTTTGACATAGCCAATCAAAGACAAATTATCTCAAAATTTGAAAATCAAAAAATTGATAATGATGTAAAAGAAACTAAAAAAGCTCAAGCCATTTTTTGTATTGATGTTCGATCTGAATTATTTAGAAGAAATCTTGAAGCTGCTGATTCGGGAATTGAAACAATGGGATTTGCAGGTTTCTTTGCTTTTCCAGTTAAATTCCTTCAATTAGGACATAATGAAGCAAGTAATCAATGCCCTGTATTGTTAAATACAACGCATACAATTAAGGAGAGGACAAATAACAGTCAAAATGATTTGAATGCTATAAAAAGTAGAACTTTAAAACAACATGTTAGCAGAGCTTGGCATTCATTTAAGTTAGGTGCCATCAGTTGTTTTAGTTTTGTAGGCCCAGTAGGACTCTCCTATCTCCCTAAATTATTTACTGACTCCTTTGGCTTAAGCAGGCCTTTTCCCCATCCAAATGAAGATGGAATTAATAAGAAGTTAAATCATATTAAGAGGGTTGATCTGAATTTTACAGATGTTGAAGGCAATACTTATGGGATTTCGGATGAAGATCAATTAAGTATGGCAGAATCAACCTTAAGAGCCATGTCACTTACTGAAGATTTTGCTCGCACTGTAATGATTGTTGGGCATGGTTCAAGTACGGTCAATAATCCACATGCAACAGGATTAGATTGTGGAGCATGTGGCGGGAATACGGGTGAGGCTAATGCAAAAGTTGCGGCAGCTGTTTTAAATCAGCCTAAAGTAAGAGCTAGATTGAATGAAAAAGGAATTCACATCCCATCAGAGACTTATTTTATCGCTTGTCAGCACGATACAACAACAGATGAAGTAACAATTTATAATGAGGAATTAATTCCGGCATCACATCATGCTGAAATTGAAGAGATAAAGCATGCACTTAAAGTAGCAGCTAAATCTTCAAGAAAAGAGCGAGCTTCACGAATGAATATAGAAGCTTTAGATTTAGATTTTAAAGTTCTTTCTAGAAGCAAAGATTGGTCTCAAGTTAGACCAGAATGGGGTTTGGCAGGTTGTTCTTCTTTCATTGTGGCTCCCCGAAAAAGAACTCAAAATTTAGATTTTGGTGCCAAAGCCTTCTTGCATAGTTATGACTGGCATAAAGATACTGAATTTGGGGTGTTAGAATTGATTATGACCGCACCTATGGTGGTGACAAGCTGGATCAATCTTCAATATTATGCTTCTACAGTAGATAATAAAGTTTTTGGCGCAGGTAATAAAACGCTTCATAATGTGGTAGGAGGATTAGGTGTTTTGGAAGGTTTTGGAGGTGATTTAAGAGTAGGCTTACCATGGCAATCAGTTCATGATGGTACGCAATATCAGCATGAACCACAGCGATTAAACGTAGTCATTGAAGCACCAATTGATGAAATGAGTAAAATTCTAGAAAAGCACCAATCAATCCGAGACTTATGCGATAATGAGTGGATTTATTTATTTGCGATGAATGAGGAAGGAAAGGTTGCATATCAATACACTGGTGATTTGGAATGGAAAATTATTAAATAA
- a CDS encoding TonB-dependent receptor plug domain-containing protein, producing the protein MIKRIVFYIVFILPFTSFAQKQSSISLPALLDSLESKYQVNFSYVDEHVAHLKLPYPVSHQSLDDYLQWIESKTPLKINKLNAQFYTISVRNDQHSDLICLHVFDKQNRASIENCIIIYGKKAFYTDSLGNYCVKIRDAEADNLIIRHLNYESQQLSIKSLNREKVNKIGLQSRNTMLKEVQTKYYLTEGINKKSDGTISINVPNTSLLPGLSEQDVLFSIQKLPGIQSLNERVSDINVRGGSNDQNLLLWEGARMYQTGHFFGLISALNPYLINQVELTKNGTSPLYPGGISSVLNIKMENEINQSLEGAVGLNMLNANSYWKIPLTNKIAINLSARRSIADVLNTPTFDNYFERAFANTEVSQFVQATDTLRSNQYFNFHDYSAKLLYDINSRDKLRVSYLNMYNTISYEESALNNGIIDSKTSELSQQNWIASAELNRKWSQQLNTKIHLSASSYDLNSINYDIPNDQILRQQNEVLDLNLTLMNSQKLKTGLQYDYGYQFNEVGVLNFDDINKPAFSRNVKEVLQTHSIINDIRWSFFQGKSIAKVGLRMNYFNKFNQYSFEPRLTFNQQLNDAFDIELLAELKTQTTTQIIDFQTDFLAVEKRRWVLVNDQDLPIISSRQISIGGHYRKNGWLISAEGYWKDVKNISSSSQGFQNQYRFIRSSGNYTSKGIDILINKQMDDLNAWLNHSISNTEYNFSEFTPSSFPSNFDVPHAGGIGISYQLQQLEFALGINYHSGRAFSRIVEGQEVVNDSILYQTVNSYRLPFYMRPDLSIRYTYNLRLNQKLQFAISLWNFINYENIINQYYLLDSDNTIQEIRQQALKFTPNLSIQWSL; encoded by the coding sequence GTGATTAAAAGAATAGTATTTTATATAGTATTCATTTTACCTTTTACCAGCTTTGCCCAAAAACAGAGCTCTATTTCTTTGCCTGCCCTTCTCGATTCACTTGAATCAAAATATCAGGTTAACTTTTCCTATGTAGATGAGCATGTTGCGCATTTAAAACTTCCTTATCCTGTCTCCCATCAATCTTTAGATGATTATCTGCAATGGATTGAGTCAAAAACTCCTTTAAAAATCAATAAGTTAAATGCACAATTCTACACCATCAGCGTCAGGAATGATCAGCATTCGGATTTGATTTGTTTACATGTTTTCGATAAACAGAATAGAGCCTCTATAGAAAATTGCATTATTATTTATGGAAAAAAAGCATTTTATACTGATAGCCTGGGTAATTATTGTGTTAAAATAAGGGATGCGGAAGCAGATAATCTCATAATACGCCATTTGAATTATGAAAGTCAGCAGTTGAGCATAAAATCATTAAATAGAGAAAAAGTAAATAAAATAGGGCTTCAGTCTCGTAATACAATGCTTAAAGAAGTGCAAACTAAGTATTATCTAACTGAAGGGATTAATAAAAAAAGTGATGGAACCATAAGCATAAATGTACCCAATACTTCACTCTTACCTGGCCTGAGTGAGCAGGATGTTCTTTTCAGTATTCAGAAGCTTCCGGGCATTCAAAGTCTAAATGAAAGAGTTTCTGATATTAATGTGCGAGGTGGTTCAAATGATCAAAATTTACTGCTCTGGGAGGGAGCCAGAATGTATCAAACTGGGCATTTTTTCGGGCTTATCTCTGCCCTAAATCCCTACTTAATTAATCAGGTTGAATTGACTAAAAATGGAACCTCTCCCCTATATCCAGGCGGTATTTCAAGTGTGCTCAATATTAAAATGGAAAATGAAATTAACCAAAGCTTAGAAGGTGCAGTAGGTTTAAATATGTTAAATGCTAATAGTTATTGGAAGATACCACTTACTAATAAAATAGCCATAAATCTATCAGCCAGAAGGTCAATAGCGGATGTTTTGAATACTCCTACTTTTGATAACTATTTTGAACGGGCTTTTGCCAATACGGAGGTGTCACAGTTTGTACAAGCCACTGATACTTTAAGGAGCAATCAATATTTCAATTTTCACGATTATTCGGCTAAACTGCTTTATGATATTAATTCAAGAGATAAACTTAGAGTTAGTTATTTAAACATGTACAATACTATTTCTTATGAGGAAAGTGCACTTAATAATGGAATTATTGATTCTAAGACTAGTGAGTTAAGCCAGCAAAACTGGATAGCTTCTGCAGAATTAAATCGAAAGTGGTCTCAGCAGTTGAATACAAAAATTCATTTATCTGCTTCCTCATATGATTTAAATTCAATTAATTATGATATACCCAATGATCAAATTCTTCGGCAGCAAAATGAGGTTCTAGACCTGAATTTAACACTCATGAATAGTCAAAAGCTTAAAACCGGACTTCAGTATGATTATGGATATCAATTTAATGAAGTTGGCGTGCTTAATTTTGATGATATTAACAAACCAGCCTTTAGCCGAAATGTAAAAGAAGTACTTCAAACTCACTCTATTATCAACGATATTCGATGGTCTTTTTTTCAGGGAAAATCCATTGCAAAAGTGGGCTTAAGAATGAATTATTTTAATAAGTTTAATCAATACAGTTTTGAACCACGCTTAACCTTTAACCAACAGCTTAATGATGCATTTGACATTGAGCTTTTGGCAGAGCTTAAAACACAAACGACAACTCAAATCATTGATTTTCAAACCGATTTTTTAGCAGTTGAAAAGCGTAGATGGGTTTTAGTAAATGATCAAGATCTTCCTATAATCTCGAGTCGTCAAATTTCGATAGGTGGGCACTACCGCAAAAATGGCTGGCTAATTAGTGCTGAAGGCTATTGGAAAGACGTAAAAAATATAAGCAGTAGTAGTCAGGGATTTCAAAATCAATATAGATTCATCAGAAGTAGCGGGAATTATACTTCAAAAGGGATTGATATCTTAATTAATAAGCAGATGGATGATTTGAATGCATGGTTGAACCATTCTATTTCAAATACCGAATACAATTTTTCGGAATTTACACCTTCCTCTTTTCCAAGTAATTTTGATGTACCACATGCAGGTGGAATAGGGATAAGCTATCAATTGCAGCAATTGGAATTTGCATTAGGCATAAATTACCATTCAGGTAGGGCTTTCAGTAGAATTGTAGAAGGGCAAGAGGTTGTTAATGACTCGATATTGTATCAGACGGTCAATAGCTATCGTTTACCTTTTTATATGCGACCTGACTTATCTATAAGGTATACATATAATTTGAGGCTTAATCAGAAACTACAATTCGCTATTTCACTTTGGAATTTCATTAATTATGAAAATATCATTAATCAGTACTATCTATTAGATTCAGATAATACGATACAAGAAATAAGGCAGCAAGCCCTAAAATTCACTCCTAACCTTTCAATTCAGTGGAGTTTGTAG
- a CDS encoding DUF2911 domain-containing protein, producing the protein MKKKILLGIGILFIVLIAYIVYALFIATPVSPPATVSFNEDGLEITIDYSQPSKKGRLIFGEESEQALQPYGKYWRLGANAATEITFNKDVNFGGKAVSAGTYRMYAIPGPEAFKVILNSETGVFFGAVEPDYELDVVAVNAPVEKSASIVEIFTIGFMPNDGGTTIHFSWDDVMFTVPVSVQ; encoded by the coding sequence ATGAAAAAGAAAATTTTATTAGGAATCGGAATACTCTTCATAGTTTTAATAGCCTACATTGTTTACGCTTTGTTCATAGCTACACCCGTTAGTCCTCCTGCAACGGTATCCTTTAATGAAGATGGATTAGAAATCACTATAGATTACAGTCAGCCTTCAAAGAAAGGTAGATTGATTTTCGGAGAGGAAAGTGAGCAGGCACTTCAGCCCTATGGTAAATACTGGCGATTAGGAGCAAATGCGGCCACTGAAATCACTTTTAATAAAGATGTTAATTTTGGAGGCAAAGCGGTCTCAGCCGGGACTTACCGTATGTATGCCATTCCAGGCCCCGAAGCTTTCAAAGTAATTCTAAATAGTGAAACGGGCGTTTTTTTTGGCGCAGTAGAACCTGATTATGAGTTGGATGTGGTAGCTGTAAATGCACCAGTAGAAAAATCAGCTTCAATTGTTGAAATCTTTACTATTGGTTTTATGCCGAATGATGGAGGCACTACCATCCATTTTAGCTGGGACGATGTGATGTTTACCGTTCCTGTATCAGTACAATAA
- a CDS encoding FecR family protein — protein sequence MKKEEYIQKWLDNTLSEQEFKEFRKTDDYKNLVKLDRHLQAFRAPEYKEESEYSYLQEQLKEAPKQRQIRFNPWNSIYKVAATLLLVLLSAYLYYNYTAEDVKSTYTAEHSNFLLPDSSKVWLNAVSEVSYDAKNWKEERTLLLKGEAFFDVEKGIQFDVRTKNGNVKVLGTEFNVLARNDIFEVSCYEGSVKVSFGDDIKVLKPGDIFKAQKSNYQLIHKSLSTTPSWMNQISSFSSIPYQYVLEEFERQYDVTIDTKDINKKTLFSGSFSHDDINLALKSITEPLHLSFVIKGKKVIINRD from the coding sequence ATGAAAAAGGAAGAATACATACAAAAATGGCTGGATAATACACTTTCCGAGCAGGAATTTAAAGAATTCAGAAAAACAGATGATTACAAAAATCTTGTGAAGCTTGATAGACATTTACAAGCCTTCAGAGCGCCTGAATATAAAGAGGAATCCGAATATTCATATTTACAAGAGCAATTGAAGGAGGCGCCTAAGCAACGCCAAATTAGGTTCAACCCATGGAATAGTATTTATAAAGTAGCAGCAACCCTATTATTAGTCTTGCTGAGTGCTTATTTATATTACAACTATACAGCTGAGGATGTAAAATCAACCTATACGGCTGAGCACAGTAATTTTTTATTACCAGATTCTTCTAAAGTATGGCTTAATGCAGTATCAGAAGTATCCTATGATGCCAAAAATTGGAAAGAAGAAAGAACTTTATTATTAAAAGGAGAAGCTTTTTTTGATGTAGAAAAGGGTATTCAATTTGATGTTAGAACTAAAAATGGTAATGTTAAAGTATTAGGAACAGAATTTAATGTATTAGCTAGAAACGATATATTTGAAGTTAGCTGTTATGAAGGTTCTGTTAAGGTGAGTTTTGGTGATGATATTAAGGTGTTAAAGCCTGGCGATATTTTTAAAGCCCAAAAATCTAATTACCAACTCATTCATAAATCATTGTCAACAACTCCTTCATGGATGAATCAAATCAGTAGTTTTTCCAGTATCCCTTATCAATATGTATTAGAAGAATTCGAAAGACAATATGATGTAACCATCGATACAAAAGATATAAATAAAAAAACCTTATTTAGTGGAAGTTTTAGCCATGATGATATTAATCTCGCATTAAAATCTATTACTGAACCACTTCATTTATCTTTTGTCATAAAAGGCAAAAAGGTTATTATAAATCGTGATTAA
- a CDS encoding DUF2147 domain-containing protein, whose amino-acid sequence MKKLIYVLCFFVTFSLSAENDPGDKLIGVWKPSNGRSMVKIDKIGNKYYGRVVWLKEPTNEDGSPRTDVNNPDESLRETPLKGYRLIKDFVYDEEEDLWVDGTIYDPNNGSTYNCKIELKDDNTIEVRGYIGAAVFGRTDVWTRLKRK is encoded by the coding sequence ATGAAAAAGTTAATTTATGTACTTTGTTTTTTCGTTACATTTTCTTTGTCTGCTGAAAATGATCCGGGAGACAAGTTAATAGGAGTATGGAAGCCTAGCAATGGAAGATCAATGGTGAAAATCGATAAAATTGGTAATAAATATTATGGACGTGTTGTATGGTTAAAAGAACCAACAAATGAGGATGGAAGTCCAAGGACTGATGTAAACAATCCAGATGAATCCTTGCGTGAAACACCACTTAAAGGTTACAGATTAATTAAGGACTTTGTTTATGATGAGGAAGAAGATTTATGGGTAGATGGTACTATATATGATCCTAATAATGGAAGTACTTATAACTGTAAAATTGAATTAAAAGATGATAATACGATAGAAGTAAGAGGTTATATTGGTGCTGCTGTTTTTGGTAGAACTGATGTTTGGACGAGACTGAAAAGAAAATAA
- a CDS encoding BLUF domain-containing protein produces MLSNLIYVSKRKSNCTEEEIKKILDSCERNNSGEDITGVLLYSKDSFVQYLEGEYKKIFELYDKIKLDDRHKEIRLINSSPIKEKVFPSWHMGAKKLDFSNIEFKTDITEKDKGEFNKILNGENSPNSVELLKKVFN; encoded by the coding sequence ATGCTTTCAAATTTAATTTACGTAAGTAAACGTAAGAGTAATTGCACAGAAGAAGAAATCAAGAAGATTTTGGATTCTTGTGAAAGAAATAATTCGGGTGAAGATATCACAGGGGTATTGCTATACTCAAAAGACAGCTTTGTTCAATACCTTGAAGGAGAGTATAAAAAGATCTTCGAATTATATGATAAAATAAAATTGGATGATCGTCATAAAGAAATTAGACTGATCAATAGCAGTCCAATTAAAGAAAAAGTATTCCCAAGTTGGCACATGGGCGCTAAAAAACTTGATTTCTCAAATATCGAATTCAAAACCGATATTACTGAGAAAGATAAAGGAGAGTTTAATAAAATTCTTAACGGAGAAAATTCTCCAAATTCAGTGGAATTGCTGAAGAAGGTATTTAATTAA
- a CDS encoding RNA polymerase sigma factor, with translation MSESKQDVCQEKVYSKLFSAHAKDLHNFLYYKYGDAFNPGDVVQEAFVKLWNNCASVPFEKAKSFLFTVAKNFILNEIDKSKTAQKYSALKPKSYTHENPEYLLEEQEYQNKLESAINELTEEMRVTFLLNRIEGKKHQEIADMLGISRKAVEKRIYKALALIREKVEGI, from the coding sequence ATGAGCGAATCGAAACAGGATGTTTGCCAAGAAAAAGTGTATAGTAAACTCTTTAGTGCCCACGCTAAGGATTTACACAATTTCCTATATTATAAATATGGGGATGCTTTTAATCCTGGAGATGTTGTTCAAGAGGCTTTTGTTAAACTTTGGAATAACTGCGCAAGTGTTCCTTTTGAAAAAGCAAAAAGTTTTTTATTCACTGTAGCTAAAAATTTCATTCTAAATGAGATTGATAAATCTAAAACGGCTCAAAAGTATAGTGCGCTCAAACCAAAATCTTATACACATGAAAATCCCGAATACCTTTTAGAAGAACAGGAATATCAAAACAAATTAGAATCTGCTATTAATGAATTAACGGAAGAAATGAGGGTAACTTTTTTACTAAACCGTATTGAAGGTAAAAAACATCAGGAAATAGCCGATATGCTTGGGATTTCACGAAAAGCGGTAGAAAAAAGAATATATAAGGCCTTGGCTCTAATAAGAGAAAAGGTAGAAGGCATATAA
- a CDS encoding response regulator, with the protein MSKLKYLIIDDDIIFSKYLKANMDELYAEIEHISSRNNTLGGLLDIHRNHPDIIFLDQYIDGLSGFDVLDLMKHQPKTIMISSEHIDQEKLAEYPHVIGFLEKPVNFDKLKELIDKSGLV; encoded by the coding sequence ATGAGTAAATTAAAATACCTGATTATTGATGATGATATTATATTCAGCAAATATTTAAAAGCAAATATGGATGAACTGTATGCTGAAATTGAACATATTAGCTCAAGAAACAATACATTAGGAGGCTTACTCGATATTCATAGAAATCATCCAGATATTATCTTTTTGGATCAATATATTGATGGATTAAGTGGATTTGATGTGTTAGATTTAATGAAGCATCAACCTAAAACCATTATGATTTCATCTGAACATATTGATCAAGAAAAACTAGCTGAATATCCTCATGTAATAGGTTTTTTAGAGAAGCCTGTAAATTTTGATAAACTCAAAGAATTAATTGATAAGTCAGGTTTAGTTTAA
- a CDS encoding DUF6268 family outer membrane beta-barrel protein, translated as MKNYILLFFLLLSTNMIMGQDGDDDFDDFDPSMFEEAGSSLKVFCTNKTLGQSPTQLVSFGLDYHGPSTLTTPAIGDVAEEEAEWSQASGFRFNSNVPLLSKNNILINWSFNYVQFGFNSGNDVIYQNPLNATLSDYSLKWLNTNFTLFKPLNEKSFLLAQLGVELNGDYSFDNPPSLSNTRVPAALIYGFKPNDNLMWGAGVSRTYLGGALNVLPVVYYYKTFKNEKWGIEALLPARLQARYRMNSRNLLLMGYYVEGATYNLSNFGNYQAASTITNNSVELRRSEIRAGLTYSRGLNDFIWVSGQAGYRVNYSFELDEGEFYRGFNGDDYLQENSLSNTWYIQFSLSLVSP; from the coding sequence ATGAAAAACTATATACTATTATTTTTCTTACTGCTTTCAACTAACATGATTATGGGTCAAGATGGTGATGACGATTTTGATGATTTTGATCCTTCTATGTTCGAAGAAGCTGGAAGTAGTCTGAAAGTTTTCTGTACAAATAAAACTTTAGGCCAAAGTCCAACCCAATTGGTAAGTTTTGGATTAGATTATCACGGACCCTCTACATTAACTACTCCTGCGATTGGAGATGTAGCTGAAGAGGAAGCTGAATGGTCGCAAGCAAGTGGGTTTCGTTTCAATTCTAATGTACCCTTGCTTTCCAAAAACAATATCTTAATAAACTGGAGTTTTAACTATGTCCAGTTTGGTTTTAATAGTGGAAATGATGTGATCTACCAAAATCCTTTAAATGCTACTTTATCTGATTACAGTTTGAAATGGTTAAATACAAACTTTACATTATTCAAACCTTTAAATGAAAAGAGTTTTTTATTGGCGCAATTAGGAGTTGAGTTAAACGGTGATTACTCTTTTGATAATCCACCTTCTTTATCTAATACGAGAGTTCCTGCAGCCTTAATTTATGGTTTTAAACCCAATGATAATTTAATGTGGGGAGCTGGAGTTTCAAGAACCTATTTAGGTGGTGCTTTAAATGTACTGCCTGTAGTCTATTATTATAAAACCTTTAAAAATGAAAAATGGGGAATTGAAGCCCTGCTACCTGCTAGATTACAAGCACGATATCGTATGAATAGTAGAAATTTACTTTTAATGGGGTATTATGTTGAAGGTGCTACTTACAACCTAAGCAATTTTGGAAATTATCAGGCCGCTTCAACTATTACTAATAATTCAGTAGAATTGAGAAGGTCTGAAATAAGAGCTGGTTTAACTTATTCTAGAGGCTTAAATGATTTTATTTGGGTTAGTGGCCAAGCAGGCTATAGAGTTAATTACTCTTTTGAGCTAGATGAAGGTGAATTTTATCGAGGATTTAATGGAGATGATTATTTGCAAGAAAATAGCTTAAGTAATACTTGGTATATCCAGTTTTCATTGAGTTTGGTAAGCCCATAA